From a region of the Myxococcaceae bacterium JPH2 genome:
- a CDS encoding suppressor of fused domain protein encodes MFVSEDSKRLNYKVVVVSEDRGLPLSIVHRLHEALPAESKGRLTGIGFGATRSVSFDFTPPEVEPIDGYQVRMHVYAIESGSVVPESEWAVAEARALAGVDGLLFAIRCDTNNQCDGAKLEGRIRASLEKAGYDWSKVPVAYEVHPKDAGSKPSLDAIRAKLGGTHNRPVVLAGDGAMAMTREVLSAYRVGNLNAPASEEAIAASERKKVRTFALGELYKNAGPGTAHSFPAKVVGEPDIFVFCFFTTDQRPYVTYATFARRLGAYELVAHAPDVDEQVMSALASINSGDFKPYALVESTNPRRSFLLVPPWGWPRDVAKAEVGFLQAVPVTNKERSFGKKAGGRALAERLNLAVHGPAFGWKRAEKDSVVSDD; translated from the coding sequence ATGTTCGTCTCTGAGGATTCCAAGCGGCTGAATTACAAAGTCGTAGTCGTGTCGGAGGATCGGGGGCTGCCGCTCTCCATCGTCCACAGACTCCACGAGGCGCTTCCGGCGGAGTCCAAGGGCCGGCTGACAGGCATTGGGTTTGGAGCCACTCGGTCGGTCTCTTTCGACTTCACGCCACCGGAGGTCGAGCCGATCGATGGCTATCAAGTGCGAATGCATGTCTATGCCATTGAGTCGGGCAGTGTTGTGCCTGAGAGCGAATGGGCCGTGGCGGAGGCGCGAGCACTCGCAGGCGTCGACGGGCTCCTGTTTGCGATACGTTGCGACACCAATAATCAGTGCGACGGAGCGAAACTGGAGGGACGAATCCGAGCGTCCCTGGAGAAGGCTGGATACGATTGGTCAAAGGTTCCGGTGGCGTACGAGGTTCACCCCAAAGATGCCGGTTCCAAGCCCTCGCTCGATGCAATCAGGGCGAAGTTGGGCGGTACGCACAATCGCCCCGTCGTTCTCGCCGGTGATGGAGCCATGGCGATGACGCGCGAGGTGCTTTCGGCCTACCGAGTGGGGAACCTGAATGCTCCGGCCTCAGAGGAGGCCATCGCTGCGTCCGAGCGAAAGAAAGTGCGAACATTCGCATTGGGCGAGCTGTACAAGAACGCCGGCCCGGGAACTGCGCACTCCTTCCCCGCGAAGGTCGTGGGCGAGCCGGACATCTTCGTGTTCTGCTTTTTTACCACTGACCAACGACCGTATGTCACCTACGCGACCTTCGCGCGCCGTCTGGGTGCGTACGAACTGGTTGCCCATGCGCCGGATGTTGATGAACAGGTGATGAGCGCCCTCGCCAGCATCAACTCCGGCGACTTCAAGCCCTATGCATTGGTTGAGTCGACAAATCCACGCCGCTCCTTCCTGCTCGTTCCTCCGTGGGGCTGGCCTCGCGATGTCGCGAAGGCAGAGGTGGGCTTCCTTCAGGCCGTCCCTGTGACCAATAAGGAGCGCTCTTTCGGGAAAAAGGCCGGCGGGCGCGCGTTGGCTGAGAGGCTGAACCTCGCAGTGCATGGTCCCGCGTTCGGATGGAAGAGGGCGGAGAAGGATTCCGTCGTTTCCGACGACTGA
- a CDS encoding Crp/Fnr family transcriptional regulator, translating to MRKLAPVPDDEWRFARTLFRPRRLDRGEYLTRAGDVAMEFGWVLRGLIRKYYLDRNDSEVVRGFAAEGQLAGAYASLLSRAPSILNVQALEETALLVMSHSDITVLYGRHACWQELGRKVAESLLLEREEREYQLLRLNATDRYLAFRRDQGELVGRVPQHQIAAYLGITPVSLSRIIGRLKRRSETE from the coding sequence ATGCGAAAGCTCGCCCCCGTGCCGGACGACGAGTGGCGCTTCGCGCGAACCCTCTTTCGCCCTCGGCGCCTCGACCGAGGCGAGTATCTGACTCGCGCGGGCGACGTCGCGATGGAGTTCGGCTGGGTCCTCCGTGGACTCATCCGCAAGTACTACCTCGACCGGAATGACAGCGAGGTCGTTCGAGGCTTCGCGGCCGAAGGTCAGCTCGCGGGTGCCTACGCCTCCCTCTTGAGCCGCGCACCTTCCATCCTCAACGTGCAGGCGTTGGAAGAGACGGCCCTGCTGGTGATGAGCCATTCCGACATCACAGTGCTCTATGGCCGCCATGCCTGTTGGCAGGAATTGGGCCGCAAGGTGGCGGAGTCGCTGCTGCTCGAACGCGAGGAGCGGGAGTATCAACTGCTGCGATTGAACGCCACGGACCGCTACCTCGCGTTCCGCCGCGACCAGGGCGAGTTGGTGGGCCGAGTGCCTCAACACCAGATTGCCGCCTATCTGGGCATCACCCCGGTCTCCTTGAGCCGCATCATCGGTCGGTTGAAACGACGCTCCGAAACAGAATGA